In the Pseudonocardia cypriaca genome, one interval contains:
- a CDS encoding sulfite exporter TauE/SafE family protein has translation MTIALAGLAVAVGALVQGAVGFGLALVAAPFLAIIDPRLLPVPMLILATAHAMLALRREFRHADWTGVGWALLGRLPGIALGVLAVAVLPPRWFAVAVAIIVLTCVALSVVRWRPRPTVPALLVAGIVSGAGGTASSIGGPPVALLYQDAHGPRVRATLGAYFAAGSLLSIAGLLVGGQVDADALRAAALLAPFMIVGFLLSSPARRLLDRGWTRPAVLALAAGGALALLGQAALA, from the coding sequence GTGACCATCGCGCTCGCCGGCCTCGCCGTGGCAGTCGGAGCGCTCGTACAAGGGGCCGTCGGGTTCGGGCTCGCGCTCGTGGCCGCCCCGTTCCTCGCGATCATCGATCCGCGCCTGCTGCCCGTGCCGATGCTGATCCTCGCCACGGCACACGCGATGCTCGCGCTGCGCCGCGAGTTCCGCCACGCCGACTGGACCGGCGTCGGCTGGGCGTTGCTCGGCCGCCTCCCGGGCATCGCGCTCGGCGTGCTCGCGGTGGCGGTGCTGCCGCCGCGCTGGTTCGCGGTGGCGGTGGCGATCATCGTGCTGACCTGCGTGGCGCTCTCGGTGGTGCGGTGGCGCCCCCGCCCCACCGTGCCGGCGCTGCTCGTGGCCGGGATCGTGTCCGGCGCGGGCGGCACCGCGTCGTCGATCGGCGGACCACCGGTCGCGCTGCTCTACCAGGACGCGCACGGCCCCCGGGTACGCGCCACCCTCGGCGCCTACTTCGCGGCGGGCTCGCTGCTCTCCATCGCAGGCCTGCTCGTCGGCGGCCAGGTCGACGCCGACGCGCTCCGCGCCGCCGCCCTCCTGGCGCCGTTCATGATCGTCGGCTTCCTACTGTCGAGCCCGGCCCGCCGCCTCCTCGACCGGGGCTGGACCCGCCCCGCCGTGCTCGCCCTGGCGGCAGGCGGCGCGCTCGCCCTGCTGGGCCAGGCCGCGCTCGCCTGA
- a CDS encoding IS110 family transposase codes for MLAELVELVIGVDTHTDTHTAAVVATDTRAVLATATVSADEDGYAELVALAEAHGGLRGWAIEGTGGYGAGLARHLDQLGELVVELDRPVRPARRAGAKSDPIDAERAARDALARTRLAQPKTGPERAGLQILLTARRAAVAAASTAQRQLRALVITAPEPVRARFRGQTTRDMLTTAARLRPATASADVHTFTALSTLRALARRVRALETEANEHERAIRAIVRAWRPDLLTLSGVGPINAATVLTAWSHSRRCRNDAAFAMLAGAAPIPASSGKTVRYRLNRSGNRQLNRALHNIALSRLRYDPDTRAYADRRRAQGKTDRDIKRCLKRYIARQLYRQLESGAATA; via the coding sequence ATGCTCGCAGAACTGGTCGAGCTCGTCATCGGGGTCGACACCCACACCGACACCCACACCGCGGCCGTGGTCGCGACCGATACCCGCGCCGTGCTGGCCACCGCCACGGTGAGCGCCGACGAAGACGGATACGCCGAACTCGTCGCGCTGGCCGAGGCCCACGGCGGGCTGCGCGGCTGGGCGATCGAGGGCACCGGCGGCTACGGCGCCGGCCTGGCCCGACACCTCGACCAGCTCGGTGAGCTGGTCGTCGAACTTGACCGGCCGGTCCGCCCCGCCCGCCGAGCCGGGGCAAAGTCTGACCCGATCGACGCCGAACGCGCCGCCCGCGACGCGCTCGCCCGCACACGACTGGCACAGCCCAAGACCGGACCCGAACGGGCCGGCCTGCAGATCCTGCTCACCGCACGCCGGGCCGCGGTCGCCGCGGCCAGCACCGCCCAACGCCAGCTGCGCGCACTGGTGATCACCGCCCCGGAACCGGTCCGGGCCCGGTTCCGCGGCCAGACCACCCGCGACATGCTCACCACCGCCGCGCGGCTGCGACCGGCCACGGCCAGCGCCGACGTGCACACCTTCACCGCCCTGTCCACACTGCGGGCACTCGCCCGCCGGGTCCGCGCCCTGGAAACCGAGGCCAACGAGCACGAACGGGCGATCCGAGCAATCGTGCGCGCGTGGCGACCGGATCTACTCACGCTGTCCGGGGTCGGCCCGATCAACGCCGCGACCGTGCTGACCGCCTGGTCGCATTCCCGGCGGTGCCGCAACGATGCCGCGTTCGCGATGCTCGCCGGCGCCGCCCCGATCCCAGCCTCCTCGGGTAAAACGGTGCGCTATCGGCTCAACCGCTCCGGCAACCGCCAACTCAACCGGGCCCTGCACAACATCGCGCTGTCCCGGCTGCGCTACGACCCCGACACCCGCGCCTACGCCGACCGTCGCCGAGCCCAGGGCAAGACCGACCGCGACATCAAGCGGTGCCTCAAGCGCTACATCGCCCGCCAGCTCTACCGGCAGCTCGAATCAGGCGCCGCAACGGCTTGA
- a CDS encoding ribonuclease activity regulator RraA gives MVETPDIVRPDPELVAGLERIGSATASSELFKQFGIRSAHIAGPVCRTPGRRVAGPALTLQCLPKREDLYPVDEYSQPERQLHRHVLYHTQPGDIVVVDARGDMTSGIFGEMMLTYFAGRGGKGIVVDGCIRDFGDASQLGIGMWLRGTTPNFHTQTNIVPTAVNVPVACGGTVVVPGDIVVADDDGAVVVPIALAPKLLEVAGEHAEWEEFSRIKLAEGGDLQRYYPLSDAARPEYEEWRRAQEQS, from the coding sequence ATGGTGGAGACACCCGACATCGTTCGTCCCGACCCCGAGCTCGTGGCCGGGTTGGAGCGCATCGGGAGTGCGACGGCCAGCAGCGAGCTCTTCAAGCAGTTCGGCATCCGCAGCGCCCACATCGCGGGCCCGGTGTGCCGGACGCCCGGCAGGCGCGTGGCCGGTCCGGCGCTCACCCTGCAGTGCCTGCCGAAGCGGGAGGACCTCTACCCGGTCGACGAGTACAGCCAGCCGGAGCGGCAGCTGCACCGTCACGTCCTCTACCACACGCAGCCGGGCGACATCGTCGTCGTCGACGCCCGCGGGGACATGACCAGCGGGATCTTCGGCGAGATGATGCTCACCTACTTCGCGGGCCGCGGGGGCAAGGGGATCGTCGTCGACGGCTGCATCCGCGACTTCGGTGACGCGTCCCAGCTGGGCATCGGGATGTGGCTGCGCGGCACCACCCCCAACTTCCACACGCAGACCAACATCGTCCCGACCGCGGTGAACGTGCCGGTCGCATGCGGCGGCACCGTCGTGGTGCCGGGCGACATCGTCGTGGCCGACGACGACGGTGCCGTTGTCGTGCCGATCGCGCTGGCTCCGAAGCTGCTCGAGGTGGCGGGCGAGCACGCCGAGTGGGAGGAGTTCTCCCGGATCAAGCTCGCCGAGGGGGGCGACCTGCAGCGGTACTACCCGCTGTCGGACGCCGCGCGCCCGGAGTACGAGGAGTGGCGGCGGGCGCAGGAACAGTCCTGA
- a CDS encoding cupin domain-containing protein: protein MSTPSPGRDWRAEGVRVIPGDALDTNTPQTPGMHRAAAITAARAGAQKLWAGTVTIHPGARTGAHHHGELESVIYVVRGRARMRWGERLEFTAEAGPGGFIYVPPFVPHQEINALDDEPLECVLTRSGQEPIVVNLDIEGAAEPEHVPWVDPTHPG, encoded by the coding sequence ATGAGCACGCCTTCACCCGGCCGGGACTGGCGAGCGGAGGGGGTCCGGGTCATCCCGGGCGACGCGCTCGACACCAACACCCCGCAGACGCCCGGGATGCACCGGGCCGCCGCCATCACCGCGGCGCGGGCGGGTGCGCAGAAGTTGTGGGCCGGCACGGTCACGATCCACCCGGGCGCGCGCACCGGTGCCCACCACCACGGCGAGCTGGAGAGCGTGATCTACGTGGTGCGCGGACGGGCGCGGATGCGGTGGGGCGAGCGGCTGGAGTTCACCGCGGAGGCGGGGCCGGGCGGGTTCATCTACGTGCCGCCGTTCGTGCCGCACCAGGAGATCAACGCCCTCGACGACGAGCCGCTCGAATGTGTGCTCACGCGCAGCGGGCAGGAACCGATCGTGGTGAACCTCGACATCGAGGGTGCCGCGGAGCCCGAGCACGTGCCGTGGGTCGATCCCACGCACCCGGGCTGA
- a CDS encoding GNAT family N-acetyltransferase: protein MARHHATVGGRVVVRDLRGDEGDLLDALMAGLSPQSRYLRFHVPLPALSADMRRALLDVDGRDRIALVAEADDGTPVGIARMARDRGNSGEAEIAVSTVDAWHRRGVGRLLVNAVAARARAVGVRRLAARVLRENSAAIALFRSVFPVSLTRWDDGAVVLVALLGDGIDDWTVTTEDVFADLTDMAG from the coding sequence ATGGCTCGGCACCACGCGACAGTCGGGGGGCGGGTCGTCGTGCGCGACCTGCGCGGCGACGAGGGCGATCTGCTCGACGCGCTCATGGCGGGGCTCTCGCCGCAGAGCCGCTACCTGCGGTTCCACGTCCCCCTTCCCGCGTTGAGCGCAGACATGCGCCGCGCATTGCTGGACGTCGACGGCCGCGACCGGATAGCCCTGGTGGCGGAGGCCGACGACGGCACGCCGGTGGGGATCGCCCGCATGGCGCGGGATCGTGGCAACTCCGGCGAGGCGGAGATCGCTGTCTCCACGGTGGACGCATGGCACCGGCGCGGAGTGGGGCGACTGCTCGTGAACGCCGTGGCCGCGCGGGCGCGAGCCGTCGGGGTGCGGCGGTTGGCCGCCCGCGTGCTGCGTGAGAACAGCGCGGCGATCGCGCTGTTCCGGTCGGTCTTCCCGGTGAGTCTCACGCGGTGGGACGACGGCGCCGTCGTCCTGGTCGCCCTGCTCGGCGACGGGATCGACGACTGGACGGTCACCACGGAGGATGTCTTCGCCGATCTCACCGACATGGCCGGCTGA
- the egtD gene encoding L-histidine N(alpha)-methyltransferase, with protein sequence MTALLDIHLTGADADAALRADARAGLTAAPKYLPPKWFYDARGSVLFEQITELPEYFPTRTERALLERTADAIAITSGADTIVELGSGSSAKTRLLLDAFRRAESLRRYVPQDVSESALREAMAALAADYPGLELHGVVGDFTAHLDRLPSEGHRMVAFLGGTIGNLLPPERAAFLRALRTALRPGEQFLLGTGLVVDPAVLVPAYDDAAGVTAEFNRNVLHVLNRELGADFDVDAFDHEAVWDAGNEWIEMHLVARRAMTVTVAELDLTVQFAAGEEMCTEVSAKFRPSGVRNMLGEAGFRVVGSWADRDERMALTLATAV encoded by the coding sequence ATGACCGCCCTGCTCGACATCCACCTCACCGGCGCCGACGCCGATGCCGCCCTCCGCGCCGACGCGCGGGCGGGCCTCACGGCCGCTCCGAAGTACCTGCCGCCCAAGTGGTTCTACGACGCGCGCGGCAGCGTCCTCTTCGAGCAGATCACCGAGCTGCCCGAGTACTTCCCCACCCGCACGGAGCGCGCCCTGCTGGAGCGCACCGCCGACGCCATCGCGATCACCTCGGGTGCCGACACGATCGTCGAGCTCGGGTCGGGGTCGTCGGCGAAGACCCGCCTGCTGCTCGACGCGTTCCGCCGCGCGGAGTCGCTGCGCCGCTACGTGCCGCAGGACGTGAGCGAGTCCGCGTTGCGGGAGGCGATGGCAGCGCTGGCGGCCGACTACCCGGGGCTGGAGCTGCACGGTGTGGTCGGCGACTTCACCGCCCACCTCGACCGGCTGCCGTCCGAAGGGCACCGGATGGTCGCGTTCCTCGGCGGCACGATCGGCAACCTGCTCCCGCCGGAGCGCGCGGCGTTCCTTCGCGCGCTCCGGACGGCGCTGCGGCCGGGGGAGCAGTTCCTGCTCGGCACCGGGCTCGTCGTCGACCCGGCGGTGCTCGTGCCCGCCTACGACGACGCGGCCGGCGTCACCGCCGAGTTCAACCGCAACGTGCTCCACGTGCTCAACCGCGAGCTGGGTGCCGACTTCGACGTCGACGCGTTCGACCACGAAGCCGTGTGGGACGCCGGGAACGAGTGGATCGAGATGCACCTGGTCGCACGGCGGGCGATGACGGTCACCGTGGCCGAGCTGGATCTCACCGTCCAGTTCGCGGCGGGGGAGGAGATGTGCACGGAGGTGTCGGCGAAGTTCCGGCCGTCCGGGGTGCGCAACATGCTGGGGGAGGCCGGCTTCCGCGTCGTCGGCAGCTGGGCCGACCGTGACGAGCGGATGGCCCTCACCCTCGCCACCGCCGTGTGA
- the egtC gene encoding ergothioneine biosynthesis protein EgtC gives MCRHLAYVGPPVTLASLVLEPVHSLLHQSYAPADMRGGGTVNADGFGAGWYPEPGGPAARYRSTQPMWTDTSFASVAAATRSGGMLAAARSATVGMPIVETAAAPFAEGRWLFSHNGVVRGWPHSVAALAAALPVTDLLTLDAPTDAALLWALVRHRLRAGDDPGDALAGVVTEVAAAAPGSRLNLLLTDGTGIWATAWDHALCIRTDEHSVLVVSEPLDPDPGWRPVPDRHLVTAAPGIHRCVPLAAAPALPTTQGVR, from the coding sequence ATGTGCCGACACCTGGCTTACGTCGGCCCCCCGGTCACGCTGGCCTCGCTGGTGCTGGAGCCCGTCCACTCGCTGCTGCACCAGAGCTACGCGCCCGCCGACATGCGGGGCGGGGGCACGGTCAACGCCGACGGGTTCGGCGCCGGTTGGTACCCGGAGCCGGGCGGGCCGGCCGCGCGTTACCGCAGCACGCAGCCGATGTGGACCGACACCTCGTTCGCCTCGGTCGCGGCGGCCACCCGCTCGGGCGGGATGCTGGCCGCCGCCCGGTCCGCCACGGTCGGTATGCCGATCGTCGAGACCGCCGCGGCGCCGTTCGCGGAGGGGCGGTGGCTGTTCAGCCACAACGGTGTTGTCCGCGGCTGGCCGCACTCGGTGGCGGCCCTCGCTGCCGCGCTGCCCGTCACCGACCTGCTCACCCTCGACGCGCCCACCGACGCGGCGCTGCTGTGGGCACTGGTGCGCCACCGCCTGCGGGCAGGTGACGACCCGGGCGACGCCCTGGCGGGCGTCGTCACCGAGGTGGCCGCCGCGGCCCCCGGGTCCCGGCTCAACCTGCTGCTCACCGACGGCACCGGGATCTGGGCCACGGCCTGGGACCACGCCCTCTGCATCCGCACCGACGAGCACAGCGTGCTCGTCGTCTCCGAACCACTCGACCCCGATCCGGGCTGGCGTCCGGTGCCCGACCGGCACCTCGTCACGGCCGCGCCCGGCATCCACCGATGCGTCCCGTTGGCCGCCGCACCCGCGCTGCCCACGACCCAGGGAGTTCGATGA
- the egtB gene encoding ergothioneine biosynthesis protein EgtB, which translates to MTTPDTATTGEELRSRVAGLLAESRARSTALTEAVDEADLVAQHSPLMSPLVWDLAHIGSQEELWLVRDVGGREPLRPEIDGLYDAFQHSRSSRVALPLLTPAETRTYVAEVRDKALDALERTPLTGRRLVEHGFAFGMIVQHEQQHDETMLATHQLRAGAPVLQAPAPPAGRPPAAREVLVPGGPFTMGTSTEPWALDNERPAHVVDVPAFVIDTAAVTNAEYAAFVDAGGYDDPRWWSDEGWAHRVSAGLVAPQFWQRDASGTWYRRRFGVVEPLRADEPVVHVCFHEAEAYARWVGKRLPTEAEWEKAARHDPTTGRSRRYPWGDEDPTPAHANLGQRHLQPAAAGAHPLGASPLGVQQLIGDVWEWTSSGWHPYPGFEVFPYPEYSQVFFGGDYRVLRGGSFGTAPAAIRATFRNWDHPIRRQIFAGFRCARDPRPEDGSA; encoded by the coding sequence ATGACCACCCCCGATACCGCAACCACCGGCGAGGAGCTGCGCAGCCGCGTGGCCGGCCTGCTCGCCGAGTCCCGGGCCCGCAGCACCGCCCTCACCGAGGCCGTCGACGAGGCCGACCTGGTCGCCCAGCACTCGCCGCTGATGTCCCCGCTGGTCTGGGACCTCGCCCACATCGGCAGCCAGGAGGAGCTGTGGCTGGTGCGTGACGTCGGCGGGCGCGAGCCGCTGCGCCCGGAGATCGACGGGCTCTACGACGCGTTCCAGCACAGCCGCTCGAGCCGCGTCGCACTGCCGCTGCTCACCCCCGCCGAGACCCGCACCTACGTCGCCGAGGTCCGCGACAAGGCGCTCGACGCGCTGGAGCGCACCCCGCTCACCGGTCGCAGGCTTGTGGAGCACGGGTTCGCGTTCGGGATGATCGTGCAGCACGAGCAGCAGCACGACGAGACGATGCTCGCCACCCACCAGCTGCGTGCCGGCGCGCCCGTGCTGCAGGCGCCGGCACCACCGGCGGGGCGGCCCCCGGCGGCGCGCGAGGTGCTGGTGCCGGGCGGGCCGTTCACGATGGGCACGTCCACCGAACCCTGGGCGCTCGACAACGAGCGGCCCGCGCACGTCGTCGACGTGCCTGCGTTCGTGATCGACACCGCCGCGGTCACCAACGCCGAGTACGCCGCGTTCGTCGACGCCGGTGGCTACGACGACCCGCGGTGGTGGAGCGACGAGGGCTGGGCCCACCGGGTGTCGGCGGGGCTCGTCGCGCCCCAGTTCTGGCAGCGCGACGCCTCCGGCACCTGGTACCGGCGCCGGTTCGGGGTGGTGGAGCCGCTGCGCGCCGACGAGCCGGTGGTGCACGTCTGCTTCCACGAGGCCGAGGCCTACGCGCGCTGGGTGGGCAAGCGGCTGCCCACCGAGGCGGAGTGGGAGAAGGCCGCCCGGCACGACCCGACCACCGGGCGCTCGCGGCGTTACCCGTGGGGCGACGAGGACCCCACGCCCGCCCACGCCAACCTCGGCCAGCGCCACCTGCAGCCCGCCGCGGCGGGTGCCCACCCGCTCGGGGCGTCGCCGCTGGGGGTGCAGCAGCTGATCGGCGACGTCTGGGAGTGGACGAGCTCGGGCTGGCACCCGTACCCGGGCTTCGAGGTGTTCCCGTACCCGGAGTACTCGCAGGTGTTCTTCGGCGGCGACTACCGCGTGCTGCGCGGTGGCTCGTTCGGCACGGCGCCCGCGGCGATCCGGGCCACGTTCCGCAACTGGGACCACCCGATCCGCCGGCAGATCTTCGCGGGGTTCCGGTGCGCAAGGGATCCTCGCCCCGAGGACGGGTCGGCCTGA
- the egtA gene encoding ergothioneine biosynthesis glutamate--cysteine ligase EgtA, which translates to MSEKVITVAIPPQGSGPGTGAPDAGPSVLRDCADAETHVGSVCFKHGPPRLVGVELEWLLNRPPEPRSALDAAALAAALGPHAPSSLSPSSPAEALPSGSTVTVEPGGQIELASPPSPDLAALLQAVSADTATLHERLAAVGLHPMSRATDAIRSPRRILQLPRYQAMEESFDRRGPSGRSAMCSTAAVQVCVDAGEAHDVGTRWAVLHALGPVLLAAFANSPTLHGRRTGWKSSRWACWQNADPARTAPPPSGDTSGADPTAGWARRVLDTPLLAVRRPGPWLVPRGITFADWVRGALPEPPTTADLDYHITTLFPPVRPHGHLEVRYVDAQPGRRWALPVAVLVALLSDTATIDQVRAACAPAAGRWTSGARHGLADRVLARAAARVFELAIGRLPAVGAPQWVVDDLIAMHEQQVLRGRCPADDPDVPEGAIS; encoded by the coding sequence ATGTCGGAGAAGGTCATCACGGTAGCGATCCCGCCACAGGGCTCGGGACCGGGAACGGGTGCCCCGGACGCGGGGCCGTCGGTGCTGCGCGACTGCGCCGACGCGGAGACCCACGTCGGGTCCGTGTGTTTCAAGCACGGTCCGCCGCGGCTCGTCGGCGTCGAGCTCGAGTGGCTGCTGAACCGCCCGCCCGAGCCGCGGTCGGCGCTGGACGCCGCTGCACTCGCCGCGGCACTCGGCCCGCACGCCCCGTCCAGCCTGTCCCCCTCGTCCCCCGCAGAAGCGCTTCCCTCCGGTTCCACCGTCACGGTCGAACCCGGCGGCCAGATCGAACTGGCCAGCCCGCCGAGCCCTGACCTCGCCGCCCTCCTGCAGGCCGTCAGCGCCGACACGGCCACGCTGCACGAGCGCCTCGCCGCCGTCGGGCTCCATCCGATGTCCCGCGCCACCGACGCGATCCGCTCGCCCCGTCGCATCCTGCAGCTGCCGCGCTACCAGGCGATGGAGGAGTCGTTCGACCGCCGGGGCCCGTCCGGTCGCAGCGCGATGTGCTCCACCGCTGCCGTGCAGGTGTGCGTCGACGCCGGCGAGGCCCACGACGTCGGCACCCGATGGGCCGTGCTGCACGCGCTGGGTCCGGTGCTCCTCGCCGCGTTCGCCAACTCGCCCACGCTGCACGGCAGGCGCACCGGCTGGAAGTCGTCCCGCTGGGCGTGCTGGCAGAACGCCGACCCGGCCCGCACCGCGCCACCGCCCTCGGGCGACACGAGCGGCGCCGACCCGACGGCGGGGTGGGCCCGCCGGGTGCTCGACACGCCGCTGCTGGCCGTGCGCAGGCCGGGCCCGTGGCTGGTGCCGCGCGGCATCACGTTCGCCGACTGGGTGCGCGGCGCCTTGCCGGAGCCGCCCACCACGGCCGATCTCGACTACCACATCACCACGCTGTTCCCGCCGGTCCGCCCGCACGGCCACCTCGAGGTGCGCTACGTCGACGCCCAGCCGGGGCGGCGTTGGGCGCTTCCGGTCGCGGTGTTGGTGGCGTTGCTGTCCGACACCGCCACGATCGACCAGGTGCGCGCGGCCTGCGCACCCGCCGCCGGACGCTGGACGTCGGGGGCCCGCCACGGTCTGGCCGACCGCGTGCTCGCCCGCGCCGCCGCGCGCGTGTTCGAGCTGGCGATCGGCCGCCTGCCGGCTGTCGGCGCCCCGCAGTGGGTGGTCGACGACCTCATCGCCATGCACGAGCAACAAGTACTCCGCGGGCGATGTCCCGCCGACGATCCGGACGTCCCGGAGGGAGCGATCTCATGA
- a CDS encoding TetR/AcrR family transcriptional regulator encodes MPRVSTDHLAARRQQILDGARGCFARHGYEGATVRRLEQATGLSRGAIFHHYRDKEALFFALAEQDAERMADVVAAQGLVQVMRELLSSQQPLDAGWAGSFLEVARRGRTDPGFRARWRAHAEALTAATEQRLARQAAAGTLRDDVPVPVLARYLELVLEGLVSQLAMGLPADHLERVLDVVEGSVRRR; translated from the coding sequence GTGCCCAGGGTCAGCACCGACCACCTGGCAGCGCGGCGGCAGCAGATCCTCGACGGCGCCCGCGGCTGCTTCGCCCGCCACGGCTACGAGGGCGCCACCGTCCGCCGGCTGGAGCAGGCCACGGGCCTGTCCCGCGGAGCCATCTTCCACCACTACCGCGACAAGGAAGCGCTGTTCTTCGCCCTCGCCGAGCAGGACGCCGAGCGGATGGCCGACGTGGTGGCCGCGCAGGGCCTCGTGCAGGTGATGCGGGAGCTGCTCTCCTCGCAACAGCCCCTCGACGCCGGATGGGCGGGCTCCTTCCTCGAAGTCGCGCGCCGCGGCCGCACCGACCCCGGCTTCCGAGCCCGCTGGCGCGCCCACGCCGAGGCCCTCACCGCCGCCACCGAGCAGCGCCTCGCCCGCCAGGCCGCCGCCGGCACCCTCCGCGACGACGTCCCGGTGCCCGTGCTGGCCCGCTACCTCGAGTTGGTGCTCGAAGGGCTGGTCTCCCAGCTGGCCATGGGCCTGCCGGCCGACCACCTGGAGCGCGTGCTCGACGTGGTGGAGGGCTCTGTCCGGCGGAGGTGA
- a CDS encoding ABC transporter ATP-binding protein, producing the protein MDRPMGMLRGVVRGADAPKSIKKGTIPRIWAFARPHRSRLLAYLLLTVVSATVGVLTPVLAGRVVNAIVAGGEVSVATVTVLGLAAGIAALAIVEAVVGLASRWYSSRVGESVIVDLRRAVFEHVQRMPVAFFTRTRTGALVSRLNNDVIGAQSAITSTLATVLSNSIQLALALAVMISLAWQVTLLALVLLPIFVIPARRFGRRLADLRREAADLNAGMSNQMTERFSAPGATLVKLFGRPDEEAAEFGERAERVRDIGVRTAMVSRVFVTALSLVSALAQALVYGLGGWLAVTGRIEPGTVVTLALLLTRLYTPMTALANARVDVMTALVSFERVFEVLDLKPMISERPGAVALPDGPVDVRMSGVRFAYPSADQVSLASLEEVAVLDTRGGEEVLHDVDLEVGAGRLVALVGSSGAGKSTLASLVPRLYDVDAGSVRLSGIDVRDLTSASLRGAVGVVTQDGHLFHDTIRANLRYAAPDASDAEIVDALHRARLGDLLDSLPDGLDTVVGERGYRLSGGERQRLTIARLLLARPRVVILDEATAHLDSESEAAVQEALAEALDGRTAIVIAHRLSTVRAADQIAVLEQGRIVERGTHDELLALDGRYAQLYRTQFALVPDGEGVECGIPGCTARHREEHLVG; encoded by the coding sequence GTCAACGCCATCGTCGCGGGCGGCGAGGTGTCGGTCGCGACCGTCACCGTACTGGGACTGGCCGCGGGCATCGCGGCTCTGGCGATCGTCGAGGCCGTCGTCGGGCTGGCCTCTCGCTGGTACTCCTCCCGTGTGGGGGAGAGCGTGATCGTCGACCTCCGCCGGGCCGTCTTCGAGCACGTGCAGCGCATGCCCGTGGCGTTCTTCACGCGCACCCGCACCGGCGCGCTGGTGAGCCGGCTGAACAACGACGTCATCGGGGCCCAGTCGGCGATCACCTCGACGCTGGCCACCGTGCTGAGCAACAGCATCCAGCTTGCGCTCGCACTCGCCGTGATGATCTCGCTCGCGTGGCAGGTCACCCTGCTCGCGCTGGTGCTGCTGCCGATCTTCGTGATCCCCGCGCGCCGGTTCGGGCGCCGCCTCGCCGACCTGCGGCGCGAGGCCGCGGACCTGAACGCCGGCATGAGCAACCAGATGACCGAGCGGTTCTCCGCCCCCGGCGCCACGCTCGTGAAGCTGTTCGGCCGGCCGGACGAGGAGGCCGCCGAGTTCGGCGAGCGGGCCGAGCGCGTGCGGGACATCGGCGTGCGCACGGCGATGGTGTCCCGCGTGTTCGTCACGGCGCTGTCGCTGGTGTCCGCGCTCGCCCAGGCGCTGGTCTACGGGCTCGGCGGCTGGCTGGCCGTCACCGGCCGGATCGAGCCGGGCACCGTCGTCACGCTCGCCCTGCTGCTCACCCGCCTCTATACGCCGATGACCGCGCTCGCGAACGCCCGCGTGGACGTGATGACGGCGCTCGTGTCGTTCGAGCGGGTCTTCGAGGTGCTCGACCTGAAGCCGATGATCAGCGAGCGGCCCGGCGCCGTCGCGCTGCCCGACGGGCCCGTCGACGTCCGCATGTCCGGGGTGCGCTTCGCCTACCCGAGTGCCGACCAGGTCTCGCTCGCCTCCCTCGAGGAGGTCGCCGTTCTCGACACCCGCGGCGGCGAGGAGGTGCTGCACGACGTCGACCTCGAGGTGGGCGCGGGGCGGCTGGTGGCGCTCGTGGGCTCGTCGGGCGCCGGGAAGTCGACGCTCGCCTCGCTGGTCCCGCGGCTCTACGACGTGGACGCCGGCTCCGTGCGGCTGTCCGGCATCGATGTGCGGGACCTGACCTCCGCCTCCCTCCGCGGCGCCGTCGGCGTCGTCACGCAGGACGGGCACCTGTTCCACGACACGATCCGCGCCAACCTGCGCTACGCCGCCCCGGACGCCTCCGACGCCGAGATCGTCGACGCGCTGCACCGCGCCCGGCTCGGCGACCTGCTCGACTCGCTGCCCGACGGTCTCGACACGGTGGTGGGGGAGCGCGGCTACCGGCTCTCCGGCGGCGAACGCCAGCGCCTGACGATCGCCCGCCTCCTGCTCGCCCGGCCCCGCGTGGTGATCCTCGACGAGGCCACCGCCCACCTCGACTCCGAGTCGGAGGCCGCGGTGCAGGAGGCACTGGCGGAGGCCCTCGACGGCCGGACCGCCATCGTCATCGCGCACCGGCTGTCCACGGTCCGCGCCGCCGACCAGATCGCGGTGCTCGAGCAGGGCCGGATCGTCGAACGAGGCACCCACGACGAGCTGCTCGCGCTCGACGGGCGCTACGCGCAGCTGTACCGGACGCAGTTCGCGCTCGTTCCGGACGGGGAGGGTGTCGAGTGCGGGATCCCGGGGTGCACCGCCCGGCACCGGGAGGAGCACCTCGTCGGGTGA